A single window of Strix uralensis isolate ZFMK-TIS-50842 chromosome 28, bStrUra1, whole genome shotgun sequence DNA harbors:
- the LOC141935671 gene encoding NFU1 iron-sulfur cluster scaffold homolog, mitochondrial isoform X13 produces MAAARWLSAAAGLGGRFCRTMLKDRNLTTQQSFHQLVQKKPFLPSAVWHNAVRGMFIQTQDTPNPNSLKFIPGKEVLESRTMEFSTPAAAFCSPLARQLFKIEGVKSIFFGPDFITITKESEDLDWNLLKPDIYATIMDFFASGLPVVTDEAPRTDTAASEEDDEVVLMIKELLDTRIRPTVQEDGGDVIYKGFEDGIVQLKLQGSCTSCPSSIITLKNGIQNMLQFYIPEVEGVEQVVDDDDDMEKEANST; encoded by the exons ATGGCGGCTGCGCGGTGGCTCAGCGCGGCTGCGGGGCTGGGCGGCCG GTTCTGTCGCACGATGTTAAAAGATCGTAACTTGACAACTCAACAGTCTTTCCACCAACTTGTGCAAAAGAAACCATTTCTTCCATCTGCAGTATGGCATAATGCAG taAGAGGCATGTTTATTCAAACTCAGGACACACCAAATCCAAATAGTTTGAAGTTTATTCCAGGCAAGGAAGTGCTGGAGTCAAGGACCATGGAGTTTTCCACACCAGCTGCAGCATTTTGCTCACCTTTAGCAAG acaGTTATTCAAAATTGAAGgagttaaaagtattttctttgggCCAGACTTCATCACGATCACCAAG GAAAGTGAAGACCTGGATTGGAACTTACTGAAACCAGATATTTATGCAACTATAATGGATTTCTTTGCCTCTGGCTTACCTGTAGTTACTGATGAGGCACCTAGGACAGATACAG ctGCATCAGAAGAAGATGATGAAGTTGTGCTGATGATTAAAGAACTGCTGGATACAAGAATAAG GCCGACAGTGCAAGAAGACGGTGGTGATGTTATTTATAAAGGCTTTGAGGATGGGATTGTGCAGCTGAAGTTGCAGGGTTCGTGCACCAGCTGTCCCAGTTCCATCATCACCCTGAAGAACGGGATACAGAACATGCTGCAGTTCTACATCCCTGAAGTGGAAGGCGTGGAACAG GTTGTTGATGACGATGATGATATGGAGAAAGAAGCAAATTCTACTTGA
- the LOC141935671 gene encoding NFU1 iron-sulfur cluster scaffold homolog, mitochondrial isoform X14 — translation MFIQTQDTPNPNSLKFIPGKEVLESRTMEFSTPAAAFCSPLARQLFKIEGVKSIFFGPDFITITKESEDLDWNLLKPDIYATIMDFFASGLPVVTDEAPRTDTAASEEDDEVVLMIKELLDTRIRPTVQEDGGDVIYKGFEDGIVQLKLQGSCTSCPSSIITLKNGIQNMLQFYIPEVEGVEQVVDDDDDMEKEANST, via the exons ATGTTTATTCAAACTCAGGACACACCAAATCCAAATAGTTTGAAGTTTATTCCAGGCAAGGAAGTGCTGGAGTCAAGGACCATGGAGTTTTCCACACCAGCTGCAGCATTTTGCTCACCTTTAGCAAG acaGTTATTCAAAATTGAAGgagttaaaagtattttctttgggCCAGACTTCATCACGATCACCAAG GAAAGTGAAGACCTGGATTGGAACTTACTGAAACCAGATATTTATGCAACTATAATGGATTTCTTTGCCTCTGGCTTACCTGTAGTTACTGATGAGGCACCTAGGACAGATACAG ctGCATCAGAAGAAGATGATGAAGTTGTGCTGATGATTAAAGAACTGCTGGATACAAGAATAAG GCCGACAGTGCAAGAAGACGGTGGTGATGTTATTTATAAAGGCTTTGAGGATGGGATTGTGCAGCTGAAGTTGCAGGGTTCGTGCACCAGCTGTCCCAGTTCCATCATCACCCTGAAGAACGGGATACAGAACATGCTGCAGTTCTACATCCCTGAAGTGGAAGGCGTGGAACAG GTTGTTGATGACGATGATGATATGGAGAAAGAAGCAAATTCTACTTGA